In Ochrobactrum vermis, the following proteins share a genomic window:
- a CDS encoding ABC transporter ATP-binding protein: MNAATGNMAALHDAGPDGRGSSGRTVLSARGLGKSFGGFHAVKNVDLDVEHARVHALIGPNGAGKTTVFNLLTKFLQPSSGEITLLGETITKTDPAKVARMGLVRSFQISATFPHLTVLENVKVALQRPNGLATQFWRSLSALDRLDAQAVELLERVGLADARYAQAADLSYGRKRALEIATTLALDPKVLLLDEPMAGMGHEDVHTIAALIADVAKDRAVLMVEHNLKVVADIAHHVTVLQRGEILASGSYADVSKDERVRTAYMGTEHE, translated from the coding sequence ATGAACGCAGCAACTGGCAATATGGCGGCCCTGCATGATGCAGGGCCGGACGGGAGAGGCTCATCCGGCAGGACCGTTCTATCGGCGCGCGGACTGGGCAAGTCTTTTGGCGGCTTTCACGCAGTCAAGAATGTCGATCTCGACGTGGAGCATGCTCGCGTTCATGCGCTGATCGGCCCGAACGGCGCAGGCAAAACCACGGTTTTCAATCTCCTCACCAAGTTCTTGCAGCCATCGAGCGGTGAGATAACCCTTCTTGGCGAAACCATCACCAAAACCGATCCGGCCAAGGTGGCCCGCATGGGACTGGTGCGCTCATTCCAGATTTCGGCCACTTTCCCGCATCTGACAGTGCTGGAAAACGTCAAGGTCGCCTTGCAGCGCCCCAATGGGCTTGCGACGCAGTTCTGGCGCTCGCTATCGGCACTCGACCGGCTCGATGCACAGGCCGTCGAGCTGTTGGAGCGGGTCGGCCTTGCCGATGCCCGCTATGCACAGGCCGCCGATCTCTCCTATGGCCGCAAACGCGCGCTCGAGATCGCCACCACGCTGGCGCTTGATCCGAAAGTCCTGCTGCTTGATGAGCCGATGGCAGGTATGGGCCATGAAGACGTCCACACCATTGCCGCCCTCATCGCCGATGTGGCGAAGGACCGCGCGGTGCTGATGGTGGAACACAATCTCAAGGTGGTGGCCGATATCGCCCACCACGTCACGGTGTTGCAACGCGGCGAGATTCTCGCCTCCGGCAGCTATGCCGACGTCTCCAAAGACGAGCGCGTGCGCACCGCCTATATGGGAACCGAACATGAATAA
- a CDS encoding ABC transporter substrate-binding protein, whose amino-acid sequence MKCLALATAALFAATAISSAAEISDGKVKIGILNDQSGVYADFGGKWSFEAAKMAAEDFGGKVLDAPIEIITADHQNKPDVASNIARQWYDTEQVDSIMELTTSSVGLAVQALSKDKKKITINTGAATSELTGKQCTPYGFHWAYDTHALAVGTGGSLVKQGGDTWYFLTADYAFGYSLEEQTTKFVESKGGKVLGAVRHPLATTDYSSFLLQAQSSGAKVVGLANAGLDTSNAIKQAAEFGIVAGGQRLAALLFTLSEVHGLGLEAAQGLTLTEGFYWDRDDESRAFGKRFFERTGRMPNMIQAGTYSAVTQYLKAIKEAGTDETEAVAKKLHEMPVEDVFARHGKVGANGRMIYDMYLMEVKKPDESKAPWDYYKVLDTIPGDQAYMKPEESGCPLVTQ is encoded by the coding sequence ATGAAATGTCTCGCACTTGCAACGGCAGCGCTGTTCGCCGCCACGGCTATCTCGTCGGCGGCGGAAATTTCCGACGGCAAGGTCAAGATCGGTATTCTGAACGATCAATCCGGCGTCTATGCCGATTTCGGCGGCAAATGGTCGTTCGAGGCTGCCAAGATGGCTGCTGAAGATTTCGGCGGCAAAGTGCTCGATGCGCCGATTGAGATCATCACGGCGGATCACCAGAACAAGCCGGACGTCGCCTCGAATATTGCGCGCCAGTGGTACGACACCGAACAGGTCGATTCCATCATGGAACTGACGACCTCGTCGGTCGGCCTCGCTGTTCAGGCCCTGTCGAAGGACAAGAAAAAGATCACGATCAACACCGGTGCCGCCACTTCGGAACTGACCGGCAAGCAGTGCACGCCATATGGCTTCCATTGGGCTTATGATACCCATGCGCTAGCAGTCGGCACCGGCGGCTCGCTCGTTAAGCAGGGCGGCGACACCTGGTACTTCCTCACTGCCGACTATGCTTTCGGCTATTCGCTGGAAGAGCAGACGACCAAATTCGTCGAATCCAAGGGCGGCAAGGTTCTGGGTGCCGTGCGCCACCCACTGGCAACCACCGATTATTCGTCCTTCCTGCTTCAGGCACAGTCCTCCGGCGCCAAGGTCGTGGGCCTCGCCAATGCGGGTCTCGATACGTCCAATGCCATCAAGCAGGCGGCCGAATTCGGCATCGTTGCCGGTGGCCAGCGTCTGGCGGCACTGCTCTTCACCTTATCGGAAGTGCACGGTCTCGGCCTTGAAGCCGCGCAGGGCCTGACACTGACGGAAGGCTTTTACTGGGATCGTGATGATGAATCGCGTGCATTCGGCAAGCGCTTCTTCGAGAGGACCGGCCGCATGCCAAACATGATCCAGGCAGGCACCTACTCCGCCGTCACGCAATATTTGAAGGCGATCAAGGAAGCCGGAACGGATGAGACCGAAGCGGTCGCCAAGAAGCTGCATGAAATGCCGGTCGAAGACGTCTTTGCCCGCCACGGCAAGGTCGGCGCCAATGGACGCATGATCTACGACATGTATCTGATGGAAGTGAAGAAGCCGGATGAAAGCAAGGCGCCTTGGGATTACTATAAGGTGCTGGACACCATTCCCGGCGATCAGGCTTACATGAAGCCGGAAGAAAGCGGCTGCCCGCTGGTAACGCAGTAA
- a CDS encoding LysR family transcriptional regulator, producing MRQFTWDDLQYFLAVARTGQLSTAARQLRTSHVTVLRRIDRLEQTLSTKLFERNPRGYLLTPIGERLVTSAEVMEREAMKFQTEATGNMAALSGVVRLSTLEGFGNFFLADRLPVLAQSYPSLFVEVVTIQQIMSLSRREAELSITLHMPRTGPYHSEKLTPYRLFIYGHRDYLERHPPIRTREDMARHPFIGYIDDMVFTPGLDYMREILPGQRCTYQSSSIHAQLIATQIGYGLCVLPYFIASRHPELVPVLPREMHLVREYWMSCHIDVVAAPRIRVLSDFMIRAVRESSAIFLGEPLLRA from the coding sequence ATGCGGCAGTTCACATGGGACGATCTGCAATATTTTCTGGCGGTCGCGCGCACCGGCCAGCTCTCCACGGCGGCGCGGCAATTGCGCACCAGTCACGTCACGGTTCTGCGCCGGATCGACCGGCTGGAACAGACCCTCTCGACCAAGCTTTTCGAGCGCAATCCGCGTGGCTATCTGCTGACGCCGATCGGCGAACGGCTGGTGACGTCTGCCGAGGTCATGGAGCGCGAGGCGATGAAGTTCCAGACCGAGGCCACCGGCAATATGGCGGCGCTGTCGGGTGTCGTGCGTCTTTCCACGCTCGAAGGTTTCGGCAATTTCTTTCTTGCCGACCGCCTGCCGGTGCTGGCGCAATCCTATCCGAGCCTGTTCGTGGAAGTGGTGACAATCCAGCAGATCATGTCGCTGTCACGCCGTGAGGCGGAACTGTCGATCACGCTGCATATGCCGCGCACCGGTCCCTATCACAGCGAGAAGCTGACACCTTATCGTCTCTTCATCTATGGACATCGCGATTATCTGGAGCGGCATCCGCCGATCAGGACGCGCGAGGACATGGCCCGGCATCCCTTCATCGGATATATCGATGACATGGTGTTCACGCCTGGCCTTGATTATATGCGCGAAATCCTGCCGGGGCAGCGCTGCACCTATCAAAGCTCCAGCATCCATGCGCAGCTTATCGCGACGCAGATAGGCTATGGCCTATGTGTGCTGCCTTATTTCATCGCCAGCCGGCATCCGGAACTGGTTCCGGTTCTGCCGCGCGAGATGCATCTGGTGCGTGAATACTGGATGAGCTGTCACATTGATGTGGTGGCTGCACCGCGAATCCGGGTGCTGAGCGATTTCATGATCCGCGCTGTGCGCGAGTCTTCAGCAATCTTCCTTGGGGAACCCCTGCTGCGGGCATGA
- a CDS encoding Lrp/AsnC family transcriptional regulator, with translation MRELDAKDREILAILSKEARIPLKTLAGRIGLSRSATGERVANLEKNGVIRGYRADIGQIDKNVIRAMVLVSLKRTPALGLLDELARHAEVRRVSSVSGQLDLIVEVEVPTIDRLNSMRDLIATHETVEDLTTAIVLRRDIERETV, from the coding sequence ATGCGGGAACTGGATGCGAAGGATCGCGAGATACTGGCCATTCTCTCCAAGGAAGCGCGCATACCGCTGAAAACGCTGGCGGGCCGCATTGGCCTCTCGCGCAGCGCAACCGGCGAGCGCGTTGCCAATCTTGAGAAGAATGGCGTCATACGCGGCTACAGGGCCGACATAGGCCAGATCGACAAGAATGTCATTCGCGCAATGGTTCTCGTCAGCCTCAAGCGTACGCCGGCGCTCGGTCTTCTCGATGAACTGGCGCGGCACGCCGAAGTGCGCCGGGTCTCCTCGGTGAGCGGCCAGCTCGATCTGATCGTCGAGGTTGAAGTTCCCACCATCGATCGGCTCAACAGCATGCGCGATCTCATCGCCACCCATGAAACTGTAGAGGATCTCACTACTGCCATCGTGCTTCGCCGTGATATCGAGCGTGAAACCGTTTGA
- a CDS encoding aspartate/glutamate racemase family protein gives MTASSPYVLLINPNSSEATSGMMLDIARRKADGRLRIESATATRSPSMIVNDEQLHESAAQVIEIGRAHDPDCIGVIVSAYGDPGVVLLQESLAVPVLGICEASMLDATRNGRRFGIATVTPDLADAIAARAESLGLSHLYTGIRCTPGDPEMLAGDSARLRTELEAAVRLCIIDGAEAVIIGGGPLGEAAEQLRGGFDIPIVAPISSAVELMIEALDNQQACGEAHA, from the coding sequence ATGACTGCATCATCCCCCTATGTCCTGCTGATCAATCCAAACAGCTCAGAGGCAACGAGCGGGATGATGCTCGATATTGCCAGGCGCAAGGCAGATGGGCGGCTTCGGATCGAATCCGCTACTGCTACGCGCAGCCCTTCGATGATCGTTAATGACGAGCAGCTTCACGAGTCGGCGGCGCAGGTCATCGAAATCGGCAGGGCGCATGATCCGGACTGCATCGGGGTCATCGTCAGTGCTTACGGCGATCCAGGTGTCGTGCTCCTGCAGGAGAGCCTGGCCGTGCCGGTTCTTGGCATATGCGAAGCCTCGATGCTGGATGCAACACGAAACGGACGACGGTTCGGCATTGCGACAGTAACGCCGGACCTTGCCGATGCGATAGCGGCGCGGGCGGAAAGCCTCGGTCTGTCGCATCTTTATACGGGTATTCGCTGTACGCCCGGCGACCCTGAAATGCTGGCAGGCGACAGTGCGCGTCTGCGCACAGAGCTGGAAGCTGCAGTGCGACTTTGCATCATAGACGGTGCGGAAGCAGTCATCATCGGTGGTGGGCCGCTTGGTGAAGCAGCGGAACAACTGCGTGGCGGCTTCGATATTCCGATTGTGGCGCCAATCTCGTCAGCCGTGGAGCTGATGATTGAAGCGCTCGACAATCAGCAGGCTTGTGGAGAAGCGCACGCCTGA
- a CDS encoding MurR/RpiR family transcriptional regulator: MKTTEKSFLTRVRDVMDELPPAEKRLGEFVCDFPGELASYSASELAVLAHVSNATVTRFVRRLGYDTYEESRRHAREEKQTGSRLFLSSATDAESGQSLSSHVGQGIANLEKTFLSIRETQIDAVVDTMLGARKTWVFGFRSSQPFAAYLQWQMIQVVDNIIAVPGPGQTLGEYIASIRPDDMVIVFALRRRIAKMDDILAAIEKRGAKLLYITDEGAPLRASAQWHFHCQTLAPGPLFNHVAVMALCHLLTTRAIEKAGASGRKRLRDIEAFGDLLEEL, from the coding sequence ATGAAAACCACCGAAAAGTCCTTTCTGACCCGTGTGAGAGACGTGATGGACGAACTGCCGCCAGCCGAAAAAAGGCTTGGTGAATTCGTATGTGATTTTCCGGGAGAACTGGCGAGCTATTCAGCGTCGGAACTGGCGGTGCTCGCCCATGTTTCCAACGCGACTGTGACGCGCTTCGTGCGGCGTCTCGGCTACGACACTTATGAAGAATCCCGACGTCACGCCCGCGAGGAAAAGCAGACCGGATCGCGTCTGTTTCTGTCGAGTGCCACCGATGCGGAGAGCGGGCAGTCCCTATCCTCGCACGTCGGTCAGGGCATCGCCAATCTGGAAAAGACCTTTCTTTCCATACGCGAAACGCAGATCGATGCCGTTGTGGACACGATGCTTGGCGCACGCAAGACATGGGTGTTCGGTTTTCGCAGCAGCCAACCCTTTGCCGCCTATTTGCAATGGCAGATGATTCAGGTCGTGGACAATATCATTGCGGTGCCTGGACCAGGCCAGACGCTGGGCGAATATATTGCAAGCATCCGCCCCGACGATATGGTCATCGTCTTCGCGCTTCGCCGCCGTATCGCAAAAATGGACGACATTCTTGCCGCCATTGAAAAGCGCGGCGCGAAACTTCTCTACATCACCGATGAAGGCGCCCCGCTCCGGGCCTCCGCGCAATGGCATTTTCATTGCCAGACACTGGCGCCCGGCCCATTGTTCAATCACGTCGCGGTCATGGCGCTCTGCCATTTGCTGACCACGCGGGCAATTGAAAAAGCAGGCGCTTCCGGACGAAAGCGCCTGCGCGATATTGAAGCCTTCGGCGATCTGCTCGAAGAGCTGTAG
- a CDS encoding aminotransferase class III-fold pyridoxal phosphate-dependent enzyme gives MTDISHPAPDFSPQEAEVLAQLHFGVTANASPLDSERDRNFRLKTGNGSGDWILKVVNASEPRVESEFQTALLQHLAMADPALAVPRLKASLSGEVLASAEKEHGKPHALRVASWLPGTPLAEVKRTKALMHNLGGALGQLDRALQGFIHPGALRDFDWDIRHAGRARDRLHFIDKPEDRAVVERFLARFERDVAPKLPLLRAQVIHSDANDWNVLIDPQNNERIAGLIDFGDAVHTVLIAEVAIAAAYSILDMDDPIGAAAALAAGFHAKYPLLPQEIDLVFDLIAMRLVTSVTLSASRHEKTGDNPYLAISEAPAWRLLHKLDAMNPRFATAILRKACGFDAVDGAGAVRGWIEANAKNFAPIVCPHPATMTKALVPYGDPAHVMTVDSAGQRPKEATAWWDDFCARNHVELGIGPWGEKRTVYTDEAFRSRFVEGERRVHHLGLDLFMPAGTPVYTPLAATVKSVEIETAPLGYGGLIALEHQPEGCPPFTTLWGHMAHEAVSRLKPGQKLAAGERVGHMGDMHENGGWTPHLHFQISTDTGLTAAEILGVGEQAYLDVWADIFPDAAVLADIPAEAFHQAGRTRAEIVSARKDILLPNLSISYSEPIKFVRGEGAWLIDNRGRAYLDCFNNVCHLGHAHPQVVEAIARQAAILNTNTRYLHDNIVSYAERLTATLPEGLTVASFACSGSEANSLALRMARAHSGQRDALVLDWAYHGTTQELIDLSPYKYKRKGGKGRPDHVFEAVIPDSYRAPEDWPLQEHGKRFAESIAEQIEAIKSQGRGPAYFIAESIPSVAGQVFLPEGYLQEVYRMVRAAGGVCIADEVQVGFGRVGSHWWAFEMQDVVPDIVTMGKPIGNGHPMSAVVTTREIASSFNNGMEYFNTFGGNPVSCAAGLAVLDVIEGNDLRRNALDIGNYLIDGFCSMQKRFDIIGDVRGQGLFLGIELVTDRKTKEPATALAKKINDGARERGILMGTEGPFDNVLKMRPPMIFTRANADHLLSVLEDSFAAALK, from the coding sequence ATGACCGATATTTCGCATCCCGCCCCTGATTTTTCTCCGCAAGAGGCCGAAGTGCTGGCCCAGCTTCATTTCGGCGTGACGGCGAATGCTTCGCCGCTCGACAGCGAGCGCGACCGCAATTTTCGGCTGAAGACGGGTAACGGGTCGGGGGACTGGATTCTGAAGGTGGTGAATGCCAGCGAGCCGCGGGTCGAAAGCGAGTTCCAGACCGCACTTCTGCAGCATCTGGCCATGGCCGATCCGGCGCTTGCGGTGCCGCGTCTGAAGGCAAGCCTGTCGGGCGAGGTTCTGGCCTCTGCCGAAAAGGAGCATGGCAAGCCCCATGCGCTGCGGGTGGCAAGCTGGCTGCCGGGCACGCCGCTGGCCGAAGTCAAGCGCACCAAAGCGCTGATGCACAATCTGGGCGGCGCGCTGGGCCAGTTGGATCGCGCCTTGCAGGGCTTCATTCATCCGGGTGCCTTGCGCGATTTCGACTGGGACATACGCCATGCCGGCCGGGCCCGCGACCGTTTGCACTTTATCGACAAGCCGGAAGACCGCGCTGTCGTCGAGCGCTTCCTTGCCCGTTTCGAGCGCGACGTGGCTCCGAAGCTCCCGCTTCTGCGCGCGCAGGTGATCCACAGCGATGCCAATGACTGGAATGTGCTGATCGATCCCCAGAACAATGAACGTATTGCCGGGCTGATCGATTTTGGCGATGCGGTTCACACCGTGCTGATCGCCGAAGTGGCGATTGCCGCTGCCTATTCCATTCTGGATATGGACGATCCGATTGGCGCGGCTGCGGCCCTTGCTGCCGGGTTCCACGCGAAATATCCGCTTCTGCCGCAGGAAATCGATCTCGTATTCGATCTGATTGCGATGCGTCTCGTCACCAGCGTGACGCTGTCGGCTTCACGCCACGAAAAGACGGGCGACAATCCTTATCTTGCGATCAGCGAAGCGCCTGCATGGCGGCTTCTGCACAAGCTCGATGCCATGAACCCGCGCTTTGCCACTGCCATCCTGCGCAAGGCATGTGGTTTCGATGCTGTCGACGGTGCTGGCGCCGTGCGCGGCTGGATCGAGGCCAACGCCAAGAATTTTGCTCCCATCGTCTGCCCGCATCCGGCGACCATGACCAAGGCGCTGGTGCCCTATGGCGACCCGGCCCATGTGATGACGGTCGATTCTGCCGGACAACGCCCGAAGGAAGCGACAGCCTGGTGGGACGATTTCTGCGCCCGCAACCATGTGGAACTGGGCATCGGCCCGTGGGGAGAAAAGCGTACCGTCTATACCGACGAGGCGTTCCGTTCCCGCTTTGTCGAAGGCGAGCGGCGTGTCCACCACTTGGGCCTCGATCTGTTCATGCCGGCAGGCACGCCCGTTTACACGCCGCTTGCAGCAACTGTGAAAAGTGTCGAGATCGAGACCGCGCCGCTCGGCTATGGCGGGCTGATCGCGCTGGAGCATCAGCCGGAAGGCTGCCCCCCTTTCACCACGCTGTGGGGTCATATGGCGCATGAGGCGGTGTCTCGCCTGAAGCCGGGACAAAAGCTTGCCGCTGGCGAACGCGTCGGCCATATGGGCGACATGCACGAGAATGGCGGCTGGACGCCGCATCTCCATTTCCAGATCTCGACCGATACCGGCCTGACGGCAGCGGAAATTCTGGGCGTCGGCGAACAAGCCTATCTCGATGTCTGGGCCGATATCTTCCCGGATGCTGCAGTCCTTGCCGATATTCCGGCGGAAGCCTTCCACCAGGCGGGACGCACGCGCGCTGAAATCGTCAGCGCCCGCAAGGACATTTTGCTGCCGAACCTCTCGATTTCCTATTCGGAGCCGATCAAGTTCGTGCGCGGCGAAGGTGCCTGGCTGATCGACAATCGCGGTCGCGCCTATCTCGATTGCTTCAACAATGTCTGCCATCTCGGTCACGCTCATCCGCAAGTGGTGGAGGCCATTGCCAGACAGGCTGCGATCCTCAACACCAATACGCGCTACCTGCATGACAACATCGTTTCCTATGCCGAGCGTCTGACAGCGACCTTGCCTGAAGGTTTGACGGTGGCCTCGTTTGCCTGCTCGGGCAGCGAGGCGAACAGCCTGGCACTTCGTATGGCGCGGGCGCATTCGGGCCAGCGCGATGCGCTGGTGCTCGACTGGGCCTATCACGGCACGACGCAGGAGCTGATCGATCTCAGCCCGTATAAATACAAGCGCAAGGGCGGCAAGGGACGTCCTGATCATGTGTTTGAAGCCGTCATCCCCGATAGTTACCGCGCGCCGGAAGACTGGCCGTTGCAGGAACATGGCAAGCGCTTTGCCGAAAGCATCGCCGAGCAGATCGAGGCCATCAAAAGCCAGGGACGCGGCCCCGCTTATTTCATTGCCGAGTCGATCCCGAGCGTTGCCGGTCAGGTCTTCCTGCCGGAAGGCTATCTGCAGGAAGTCTACCGGATGGTGCGGGCGGCGGGCGGTGTCTGCATTGCGGACGAAGTGCAGGTCGGTTTCGGCCGTGTCGGCAGCCACTGGTGGGCGTTCGAAATGCAGGACGTAGTTCCGGATATCGTCACCATGGGTAAACCCATCGGCAACGGCCATCCAATGTCGGCAGTGGTGACGACCCGCGAGATAGCCAGCAGCTTCAACAACGGCATGGAATATTTCAACACATTCGGCGGCAATCCGGTTTCCTGCGCTGCAGGTCTGGCGGTGCTGGATGTGATCGAAGGCAACGATCTGCGCCGCAACGCGCTCGATATCGGCAACTATCTCATTGACGGGTTCTGCTCGATGCAGAAGCGCTTCGATATCATCGGCGATGTGCGCGGGCAGGGGCTGTTCCTCGGTATCGAACTGGTCACGGATCGCAAGACAAAGGAACCGGCGACGGCGCTGGCCAAGAAGATCAATGATGGCGCGCGCGAACGCGGCATTTTGATGGGAACCGAAGGTCCGTTCGACAATGTACTGAAAATGCGCCCGCCGATGATCTTCACACGCGCCAATGCCGATCATCTGCTGAGCGTTCTGGAGGATAGCTTCGCGGCTGCGCTGAAGTAG
- a CDS encoding MFS transporter: MAGEQMIQSGATSPAIKQMENALGNIGVTTAHKQILALILIGCLFDSFEQNTIGLVGPILREQWGLSGADIGFLNTITFASAAAGRLLSGILGDRYGRRVMLTINLLLFTVGSALCALAPSFAWLCFARAIVGFGVGGEISTAVTMLAEFCSPKFRGTAAGLVNVGAGGFGNFLAPAFGLLVFTLFPGEDNWRWLFAVLAIPAFLVVFFRRYVPETPRFLASQGKIDEANKVLSILASGTLRPKNLKVTEYLAKTEDSDVKPVKGNWKELFQAPYIGRTVPVAIAILMSYGAQLSVLTLMPMIFVSMGYTLSGSLLYSSMIIQSGSVLGAIAASAFGYYFPRKKVLSLGAVCACAAALSIIYLGTNIYLVLFFGALFQFFVLLLNTSIWIYAPELYPTRIRGFGVALILASGSAAGSFVPIIAGALFDTYGMLGVFGLAASMYAVFAFCIQLGPETYGRSMEDLTQSADAEEPTVDFTKTSKEQA, from the coding sequence ATGGCAGGGGAACAAATGATACAATCCGGTGCGACGTCACCGGCCATCAAGCAGATGGAAAATGCACTGGGAAACATCGGCGTGACAACTGCGCACAAGCAGATTCTCGCGTTGATCCTGATCGGCTGTCTCTTTGACAGTTTCGAGCAGAACACGATTGGCCTTGTCGGGCCGATCCTCCGCGAGCAATGGGGTCTGTCGGGTGCCGATATTGGCTTCCTCAACACCATCACCTTTGCAAGTGCGGCGGCAGGCCGTCTCCTGTCCGGCATTCTTGGCGACCGGTACGGTCGTCGTGTCATGCTGACAATCAATCTTCTTCTCTTCACCGTCGGTTCCGCACTGTGTGCGCTCGCACCGAGCTTCGCCTGGCTCTGCTTCGCACGCGCCATCGTCGGTTTTGGTGTCGGCGGCGAAATCTCGACCGCGGTGACGATGCTTGCCGAATTCTGTTCGCCGAAGTTTCGCGGAACCGCTGCCGGTCTCGTCAATGTCGGCGCAGGCGGCTTCGGTAACTTCCTGGCACCGGCTTTCGGGCTGCTGGTCTTCACGCTCTTTCCGGGCGAGGACAACTGGCGCTGGCTCTTCGCCGTGTTGGCTATCCCGGCTTTCCTCGTGGTTTTCTTCCGTCGTTACGTGCCGGAAACACCGCGCTTTCTGGCCTCGCAAGGCAAGATCGATGAAGCAAACAAGGTGCTTTCCATTCTGGCGTCAGGAACGCTTCGGCCCAAGAACCTGAAAGTCACCGAGTATCTGGCGAAGACGGAAGACAGTGACGTCAAGCCTGTCAAAGGCAACTGGAAGGAACTGTTTCAGGCCCCTTATATCGGCCGCACCGTCCCGGTGGCGATTGCGATCCTGATGAGCTACGGCGCGCAGCTTTCTGTCCTGACGCTGATGCCGATGATCTTCGTTTCGATGGGCTATACGCTTTCGGGCAGCCTTCTTTACAGCAGCATGATCATCCAGAGCGGCAGCGTGCTCGGCGCCATCGCAGCATCTGCTTTCGGCTATTACTTCCCGCGCAAGAAGGTTCTCTCCCTGGGTGCAGTCTGTGCCTGTGCTGCAGCACTTTCGATCATCTATCTCGGCACGAATATCTATCTGGTGCTGTTCTTCGGAGCACTGTTCCAGTTCTTCGTATTGTTGCTCAATACCTCGATCTGGATTTATGCGCCGGAACTCTACCCGACCCGCATCCGTGGCTTTGGCGTCGCGCTCATTCTCGCGAGCGGTTCGGCAGCCGGGTCCTTCGTGCCGATCATTGCGGGCGCGTTGTTCGATACTTACGGAATGCTCGGTGTCTTCGGTCTTGCCGCATCGATGTATGCCGTCTTCGCATTCTGCATCCAGCTTGGACCGGAAACTTACGGTCGGTCCATGGAAGACCTGACGCAATCGGCGGACGCCGAGGAGCCGACAGTCGATTTCACAAAAACCTCTAAAGAACAGGCCTGA
- a CDS encoding amino acid ABC transporter substrate-binding protein: MKNILLGSLLAAGFALSAQTGAQADTLSTVKERGKINCGVSQGVAGFSSPDDQGKWTGFDIDFCRAVSAAVFGDPDKVSFIPLSTKERFTALQSGAVDLLSRQTTWTLSRDAGMGVHFVGTAYYDGQGFMIRKDLGVDSALKLDGASVCTEQGTTTEQNVADYFSANNIKYEPVVIDSADGILKAFETGRCDVYTTDASALYAQRLKLAEPEAFTVLPEVISKEPLGPAVRQGDDKWFNIVRWTLFALVEAEELGITQATAEADLNSKKPDIRRFLGAEGDSGQQLGLEPKWAYNVVSNIGNYGEMFERTIGKGSLLKIDRGINALWNKGGLMYAPPVK; encoded by the coding sequence ATGAAAAATATTCTTTTGGGTTCGTTGCTGGCGGCAGGTTTTGCCCTGTCGGCACAGACCGGTGCGCAGGCGGATACGCTTTCGACAGTGAAGGAACGCGGCAAGATCAATTGCGGCGTCAGTCAGGGCGTTGCGGGCTTTTCGTCGCCGGACGATCAGGGCAAATGGACCGGCTTCGACATTGATTTCTGCCGTGCCGTATCGGCGGCAGTCTTCGGCGATCCTGACAAGGTGAGCTTTATTCCGCTTTCGACCAAGGAGCGCTTTACCGCATTGCAGTCCGGTGCAGTCGACCTGCTTTCGCGCCAGACCACCTGGACGCTTTCACGCGACGCAGGCATGGGCGTCCATTTTGTCGGCACGGCCTATTATGACGGTCAGGGCTTCATGATCCGCAAGGATCTGGGCGTCGATAGTGCCCTGAAGCTCGATGGCGCGTCGGTCTGTACCGAACAGGGGACGACCACCGAACAGAACGTTGCCGATTATTTCAGCGCCAACAACATCAAATACGAGCCGGTGGTCATCGATTCCGCCGATGGTATTCTGAAGGCATTCGAAACCGGTCGCTGCGACGTATATACGACCGATGCGTCCGCGCTGTATGCGCAGCGCCTCAAGCTTGCCGAACCCGAGGCTTTCACCGTTCTGCCCGAGGTTATTTCCAAGGAGCCGCTTGGACCCGCCGTCCGCCAGGGCGACGACAAATGGTTCAACATCGTTCGCTGGACCCTATTCGCTCTGGTCGAAGCAGAGGAGTTGGGCATCACGCAGGCAACAGCTGAGGCGGATCTGAATTCCAAGAAGCCGGATATTCGCCGCTTCCTTGGAGCAGAAGGCGATAGCGGCCAGCAGCTCGGCCTTGAGCCGAAATGGGCCTACAATGTCGTCTCCAACATCGGCAACTATGGTGAAATGTTCGAACGCACCATCGGCAAGGGCAGCCTGCTCAAGATCGACCGCGGCATCAATGCGCTGTGGAACAAGGGCGGGCTGATGTACGCGCCACCCGTAAAATAA